From the Terriglobales bacterium genome, the window CGAGCACGTTCTGCAGCACGCCACCCAGGATCCGCAGCGCATTCCCGCGGCCCTGGTGGATATCGACACCGGAATGCCCACCCTTCAAGCCGGATACCTTGATGCGCCACGCCGCATTCGCGCGCGCGGGGCAGAGCGTGACCTTGCGGCGAGCGGTGGTCTTGACGCCGCCCGAACACCCGATGCACAGCGTGCCTTTCTCTTCGTTGTCCAGGTTCAGGAAATACTTGGACTGCAGCAGCCCTCCTGGAAACTGTGCCGCGCCGGTCAGGCCCGACTCTTCGTCCACCGTGAAGGCGAACTCCAACGGACCATGAGCAATGTCGTTGCTCTCCATCACGGCCAGCGCTGCCGCCACGCCTACGCCATTGTCCGAACCCAAGGTCGTACCGTCAGCCTTGAGCCAGTCTCCCTCGCGCACCACCGGGATGGGATCCGTGTCGAAGTTGTGAGCTGTCCCCTCGTTCTTTTCGCAGACCATGTCCAGATGGCCCTGCAAGAGGGCCATCGGCGCCTGCTCCCGGCCAGGGTGCGCGGATTTGCGGATCACGACGTTCCCGGCATCGTCCTGTACGGCCTTCAAACCCAGGCGCGCGGCCTGCGCCAGAACGTAGCTGCGGGCAGCGGCCTCCTTGGTCGAGGCGCGGGGAATGGCCGCCAATGCGGCGAAGTGCTTCCATAGCGGTTTCGGTTCCAGACCTTCCAGGGCAGGTATCATGACACGCTCCGTCGCACTATAAAGTGTACCGGCCATCGTAGAGCGGATCGCGGGAGGAGCCGCACTCGACAAGGGGTTCATGCTGGTGCCGGGAGGGGGACTTGAACCCCCATGAGGGGTGAACCTCGGCGGATTTTGAGTCCGCTGCGTCTGCCAGTTCCGCCATCCCGGCAACTCTCAGGCACTCACAGGTTAGCACAGCGCGCCGCCCCACCTGGGCGCGCCCTTGACGCCCTTCCGGGCCGGGAGTAGCGTAAAGCCCCTCCCGGGCCGCCGGGAGAGGAGCTGCCTATGAACAACCTCGCATACTCGGGCCAGGATGGGCAGAAGATCGGGTCGCAGGTCGAAGAGCTGCTGCGCAAGGAGCTGGGCCTGGGCGGGCCCATCGCCTTCGAGGTGGAGGACGCAGGCACGGCGGAGAAGAGCGTGGGTTCCATCCTGAAGGACATCGGAACGCAACTCTGGAGCGGCAGCACCACGCGCCTGCTCACGCTGCACTTCCACATTCCGCAGCCCCGCACCGCCGACCTGGACGTGCACATGAACCGCCAGGGCGTGGGCTGCTATGCGGGCTCACTCCTGTTCTCCACCGTGGTGAGCAAGAAAGTGGGCGGCGAGGTGAGTCTCGACGACAAGGGGCAGTTCGGCGGCGACGCTGCCGCGGCCGGCAGACTCAACGCCGCCAAAGACCTGCGCAAGAAGTGCGAGGCCTTCGCCGTGACCAAGGGCGGCATCAGCGGCTTCGAGGTCAAGTTGCCGGCGCGCGTCTTCCAGATCGTGCCGCACGAACGCGGGGCACAGGTCCTCGCGGTGACGCTGCCCAAGTCGAAGTCCATGGGCTTCAGCGCCACCTTCAACTCCAAGGAGTTTTTCGAGATCGCGGCGCAGATCGAAGCGCTGCTCTGAGGCGACATGCGCGCCCTTCTGACATGGGTGATGCTGGCGGCTCTGGCCGCCGGCGGAGGCACGTCGATCACCGCCAACGCCCATCGCCAGGTCGACTGGGGCTGGGGCTGCGGCGGCCACTGCGCCGTCAACTTCTCCGGCGAGTCGGAGACGAGCCTGAGCGACGGCGCACCCGGCGTACGCCTCGACGACCACGGCACCCTGACTCGCCGGCAGAACGATCCCGGAGGCGCCACCCTCAGCACCACGCGCTGGCGGTACGCCTTCCGCGGCAGCAGCGCGGGAGATGCCGGCCGCCGCGAGTACACGCTGCGCACCGGCGCGAGCCATTGCACACGCACGGAGGAGACGCTCCGCGAAGGCCAGCCTGCCAGGAAGAAGACCGCGTCCTGTCCCGGTCCGCCACGGCAGTGGACACTGGTGTGCGAGCGCAGGCAGATCGAGGTGAAGGGCGAGTCGCGGCCGGCGTGGGTCTGCTCTCCGGCAGCGCCCATGGACGCCTTCGGGACCGAGTTCCCCTGGGTCTTCGGGATCGAGGCGCCCATCACCACCGTGATCTCGGGCGAGCCGCAGCCCCACACCCGCTACGAATAGCGCGGGCGGGAGGATTGCCATCAGCTCGGGCGCTGTGGTAGCTTGCGCGCAGATCCGGGAACCCCGCCGCAAGGAGGCGCCATGGCGCTGATCCTGCTCATCGTCCTGCTGGTCCTGGCCGTGGGCCTCATCTTCGTTTACAACAGCCTGGTGCAACTGCGGGTGCGGGCCGACGCTTCCTGGGCCGACATCGACGTGCAGCTCAAGCGCCGCCACGACCTGATCCCCAACTTGGTGGAGACGGTCAAAGGCTACGCGGCACACGAGCGCGCTACCTTCGACGAGGTCACCAAGCTCCGCTCGCAGGCGATGCAGGCCACCAGCCCAGGGGAAAAGGCGCAGGCGGAAGGCATGCTCACCCAGGCGCTCAAGAGCCTGTTCGCGGTGGCGGAGAACTATCCGCAACTGCGCGCCTCGGAGCAGTTCACGCAACTGCAGAGTACGCTGAGCGCGATCGAGGACGCCATCCAGAACGCCCGCCGCTACTACAACGCGGTGGTGCGTGACTTCAACACCAAGATCGCGCAGTTCCCCAGCAACCTGCTGGCGGGGATGTTCGGCTTCCAGCCCCGCGAGTTCTTCGAGATGGCCGAGGCGGGCGAGCGCGAGCCGGTGGCCGTGAAGTTCTGAGGCGGGCGCGGCCGCGAGCGCCGGAGGAGTGCCCAGACAGGGTCTCCGGCTAGGTTCCAGCCGCGCGCTCATGGTATAAAGTCGACGACACGGTAGGAACCACTTCGCCGGAGCTGGCCGGACTGACGTGTCGCAAGTCCCCCGAGGAGGATTCTGTGTCGGAAGCCAGAACGGGGAAACGCTTCCCGCTGCAACTGCCCATCACCATCCGGGAAGGCAAGTCT encodes:
- a CDS encoding LemA family protein, with protein sequence MALILLIVLLVLAVGLIFVYNSLVQLRVRADASWADIDVQLKRRHDLIPNLVETVKGYAAHERATFDEVTKLRSQAMQATSPGEKAQAEGMLTQALKSLFAVAENYPQLRASEQFTQLQSTLSAIEDAIQNARRYYNAVVRDFNTKIAQFPSNLLAGMFGFQPREFFEMAEAGEREPVAVKF